TGACGCGATGTCGGCGCTCGCCGAGACCGTCCACCCGCAGGGTGTGGTGGCGGTCTGCGACACCCTCGACGTGCCGCTGCGCACTGCGCTCGCCCGCGAGCCGAGGCTGGTCGCGGTCGCCGTCGAGATCAACGATCCGGGCAACGCGGGCACGATCCTGCGGACCGCCGACGCCGCCGGTGCCGAGGTGGTCGTCTTCGCCGGTGCCGCCGTCGACCCCTATAACGGCAAGTGCGTCCGGGCGAGTGCCGGGAGCCTCTTCCACGTCGACGTGGTGCGGGTGCCGGACCCCGTCGAGCTGCTCGACGAGCTGCGCGCGGCCGGGCTCCTGACGCTGGCCACCAGCGGTTACGCGGAGCACGACCTGGACGCGCTGCTCGATGCGGGGCGCCTCGGCGTACCCACCGCCTGGCTCTTCGGTTCGGAGGCCCACGGCCTGGCCGCGCCGGTGCTGGACCGGGCCGAACTGGGCGTGCGGGTGCCGATCCACGGGCGGGCGGAGAGCCTGAACCTGGCTGCGGCAGCGGCCGTTTGCCTGTACGCTTCAGCTCGTGCGCAGCGTTCTCCTCTTTAGCCAGCCCGCCGGTGTCGGCGGGCGGCTGAGCTGACGCACCTTCCTCTCCAGCCTCCTTTCGCGCCGGTGGGCCGCGGCCAAGCCGCATGACGCCCCGTCCGTAGACTGACCCGGTTGCCGCATCTGGAGATCCCATGACCTTTCGCACTGATCCATACGATCCCAAGCAGGCCGCCGCGCTGGACCCGTCCGCCCTGGACGAGGCAGTAGCGGAGGCGCGCAAGGCATTCGACGGAGCCACCGATCTCGACGCCCTGGCCCCGCTCAAGTCGCAGCACCTCGGCGATCGGGCCGCGGTGTCGCTGGCCCGACGCGAGATCGGTTCGCTGCCGCCGGCCGCGAAGGCCGACGCGGGCCAGCGTGTCAACGCCGCCCGCACCGCGATCAGCGAGGCGCTCGCCGCACGGCAGGAGATCCTCGCCGCCGAGCAGGCCGAACGCGTCCTGCACGAGGAGCGGGTCGATGTGACCCTGCCTGGTGGGCGGCGTCCGCGCGGCGCGCGGCACCCGCTCACCACCCTGATGGAGCGGGTGGGCGACCTCTTCGTCGGCATGGGCTACGAGATCGCCGAGGGCCCCGAGGTGGAGCTGGAGTGGGCCAACTTCGACGCGCTCAACATCCCCGCCGACCACCCCGCGCGCGGCCTGATGGACACCTTCTGGATCGCCGCGGCCGAGGCCGGTGCCACCGAGTCCGGCCTGGTGCTGCGGACGCACACCTCGCCGGTGCAGGCGCGCACGATGCTGCTGCGGCAGCCGCCGATCTATGTCATCGTGCCGGGCCGGGTCTACCGCACCGATGAGCTCGACGCGACGCACTCGCCGGTCTTCCACCAGTTCGAGGGGCTCGTCGTCGACAAGGGCATCACGATGGCCCACCTCAAGGGCACCCTGGACCACTTCGCCCGCAACATGTTCGGGCCGACCGCCCGGACCCGGTGGCGCCCGCACTACTTCCCCTTCACCGAGCCGTCGGCCGAGTTCGACGTGTGGTTCGAGGCGCACCGCGACGGACCGCAGTGGGTCGAGTGGGGCGGCTGCGGCATGGTCGACCCCAACGTGCTGCGCGCGTGCGGGATCGACCCGGAGGAATACTCGGGCTTCGCCTTCGGCATGGGCGTCGAGCGGACGCTGATGTTCCGCAACGGCCTGTCGGACATGCGGGAAATGATCGAGGGCGACGTGCGGTTCACCCGCGCATTCGGCATGGAGGTGCACTGAGATGCGGGTAGGACTCTCCTGGCTGCGGGAATTCGCGGCCCTGCCCGACGGCGTCACCGCCGCCGAGCTCGACCTCGCCCTGACCAACCTCGGCATCGAGGTCGAGTCCATCGTGGACCAGCGGACCACGGTGCAGGGCGAGCTCGTCGTCGGCAAGGTGCTCACGATCGAGGAGCTCACCGAGTTCAAGAAGCCGATCCGCTTCTGCACGGTCGACGTCGGTGCCGCCAACGGCACCGGCGAGCCGCAGGAGATCGTCTGCGGCGCCAGCAACTTCGCCGTCGGCGACCTCGTCGTGGTGATCCTGCCCGGCGGGGTGCTGCCGGGCGGGTTCGCCATCGGCGCGCGCAAGACCTACGGCCGCAACTCGCACGGCATGATCTGCTCGGCTCGCGAGCTGGCCCTCAGCGATGAGCACGAGGGCATCATCGTGCTCGACCCCGCTGTCGTCACCGCGGTTCCGGGCGACGACGCGCGGCCCGTCGTCGGCCTCGACGAGACGATCATCGAGGTCGAGATCACCCCGGACCGGGGCTACCAGATGTCGGTGCGCGGGCTCGCCCGCGAGCTGGCGCAGTCCTTCGGCGTCGCCTTCACCGACCCGGCGCTCACCATGTCGGCCGCCGGGACGATCGCGCCCGCCTGGGACGTGACCATCGTGGACCAGGCCGGGTGCGACCGCTTCTCCGCCCGGCTCGTGCGCGGGGTCGACCCGTCGGCGCCGACGCCGGTGTGGCTGCAGAAGCGCCTGGTCACGGCCGGGGTGCGCTCGATCGATCTCGCCGTCGACATCACCAACTACATCATGCTCGAGCTCGGCCAGCCGATGCACGCCTTCGACGCCGACCGGATCAGCGGCGGCCTCGTGGTGCGCCGCGCGGTCGCGGGGGAGCGACTCACCACACTGGACGGTGTGGCCCGGGTGCTCTCGCCCGAGGACATGGTGATCTGCGACGACACCGGACCGATCTCGCTCGCCGCGGTCATGGGCGGCGAGGTCTCCGAGGTCGTCCCCGGCACCACCACCAGCGTGCTCTTCGAGGCCGCGCACTGGGACGCCACGATGGTCGGGCGGACGGCGCGTCGCCACAAGCTCTTCAGCGAGGCGGCGAAGCGCTGGGAACGCGGCGTCGACCGCGAGCTCACCCTCGTCGCGATCGAGCGCGCCGTCGCGCTGCTGCTGCGCTTCGGCGGCGACGCCGCGGTCGCGGGCGACGAGGTGCTCGACCACGACTACCCGCTGCCCGGCACCACGATCACGATGGACGCGGGTCGGCCCACCCGGCTGATCGGCGTCGACTACAGCACCGAGCAGGTGCGCTCGCTGCTCACCGAGGTCGGCTGCGTCGTGCATGTCGAGGGCGACGAGCTCCGGGTCATCCCGCCGAGCTGGCGGCCCGACCTGCTGCGCCCCGCCGACCTCGTCGAGGAGGTCGTCCGGCTCGCCGGGGTCGACCAGGTGCCGAGCGTGCTGCCGGTCGCGCCTCCCGGCAACGGGCTCACCGCGTCGCAGCGCCGCAAGCGCTCCGTCGGCCGCGCGCTCGCCGAGCAGGGGTACGTCGAGGTGATCTCCTACCCGTTCGTCGCGGGATCGGCGCTCGCCTCGCTCGGCCTGCCCGACAACGCGGTGCGCCTCGCCAACCCGATCTCGGAGGAGGAGCCGCTGATGCGGACCAGCCTCCTGCCGCCGCTGCTCGGGGCGCTCAAGCGCAACCTCGGCCGGGGCCAGCGCGACATCGCCCTCTTCGAGCAGGGCCTCGTCTTCCACGCCGTCGACGCCGGTCCGCCGCCGCAGCTCAAGGTGCACGACCGGCCGTCGGACTCGGAGTGGGCGCTCGCCAACGAGTCGGTCCCGATCCAGCCGTGGCACGTCGCCGCGGTGCTCGCGGGCTCGCCGCTCGAACCGGCCGGCTGGTGGGGCCCCGGCCGCGCCGCCGACTGGTCCGACGCGGTCGAGGCCGCGCGGACGGTCCTGCTCGCCGCCGGTGTCGCGGCGACGGAGATCACGGTCGCTCCGGCGGCCGAGGCTCCGTTCCACCCCGGCCGGTGCGCGGCGGTCGCGGTCTCAGGGCACATCGTCGGGTGGGCCGGCGAGCTGCACCCCGTCGTCTGCGCCGAGTGGGACCTGCCGAAGCGGGGCCGGTGCGATGGAGCTCAACCTCGACGCGGTGCCGCTGCCGGGTGTCACCCCGCCGCCGGTGTTCTCCAACTTCCCGCCCGCCCTGATCGACGTGGCCCTGGTTCTGCCCTCGGCGACGGCGGCGGCCGAGGTGGAGGAGGCGCTGCGGTCGGGTGCCGGTCCGCTGCTGGAGTCGGTGCGCCTCTTCGACATCTACGAGGGTGCGCAGCTCGGCGACGGCGTGAAGTCCCTCGCCTACAAGCTGACCTTCCGTGCCCCCGACCGTACGTTGAAGGTCGAGGAAGCCGTCGCGGCCCGCGACTCGGCGGTGGCGGTGGCGGCGTCCCGTTTCGGCGCCACCCTGCGCGGCGCGTAACGACGTGGGTGGGCTGGCCAACCCCCAGCCCGCCCACCCCTTTCTCGGTCCGTTCCCAGCCACGCTTTGCTGCAAAGCGTGGCTGTTTTGCGCTGCGAGGCCACGGTTTGCTGCAAAGCGTGACGGGTGCGTCGGGGTTGGAAGAGCGCGACGACGAGGCGGGAGCTTGAGTCTGGCGTCTGGGTTGATCTTCGCTGTCCCGGCTGCGCGTCACGTTTTGCAGCAAAGCGGGCTTATTTCTCTGTGCGAGGCCACGTTTTGCTGCAAAGCGTGACGAGGGCTTCGCACGCTGCGGATCTCGCACACGCTGATCATGGAGTGTTGGCCCGCTCGCGCGTGGTGATCACACCGTTTTCCCCAAAGAAGGCCTGATCATGGACGTTGATCACACCTTCTTTGGGGAAAACGGTGTGATCATCGCGGGGGCGCTCGCCCGGTCGTGGAGATCACGTCTGATTCGGGGAACCAGACGTGATCGAGCGCGGTGATCACGTCTGATTCAGGGAACCCGACGTAATCAGTCCGGCCGTCAAGCTGACCTTGCGCACCCCGGGTTTTGGGGGCTGGGTGACCCACGTCGGGATCAAGCCTGACCGCCCAGAGTGGGTCACCCAGCCCCCAAAACCACCCAACAACAATCCAGTAGTGATCATGAGAGAGCAACGGCTAGCGTCCCCCAGCATGACCAACTCAGCCCTCATCGAGTCAGCGCTATCCCTGCTGACCAGCAAATACGTCTTCCCCGACGCAGCGGCCAAAGCCGCCGGAATCATCCGGGAACGTCAAGCCGCCGGTGACTACGACGGGCTCGGCGAGGCGGAGCTCGGCGAGCGCCTCACCGCACAGCTCTTCGAGGTCTGCGCCGACAAGCACCTGCGGGTACGCGTCCGCGACGCCGCCCTGCACGACTCGATGAGCGAGGCCGACGCGGATGCGGCCTGGCAGGAGTACCTGCGCGTCACCAATTACCGCATCGCGCGGGTGGAGCGGCTCGACGGCAACGTCGGGTACCTCGACCTGCGCGGGGTTCCCGATCCGTCGCTGGGCGGCAAGGCGATCGCGGCCGCGATGGAGCTGGTGTCGCAGACCGACGCACTCATCATCGACCTGCGGAAGAACCGCGGCGGCGATCCGGACGGCGTGGCCTTCTGGTGCAGTTACTTCTTCCCCGACGCCGAAACCCACCTGAA
This portion of the Allocatelliglobosispora scoriae genome encodes:
- the pheS gene encoding phenylalanine--tRNA ligase subunit alpha, translated to MTFRTDPYDPKQAAALDPSALDEAVAEARKAFDGATDLDALAPLKSQHLGDRAAVSLARREIGSLPPAAKADAGQRVNAARTAISEALAARQEILAAEQAERVLHEERVDVTLPGGRRPRGARHPLTTLMERVGDLFVGMGYEIAEGPEVELEWANFDALNIPADHPARGLMDTFWIAAAEAGATESGLVLRTHTSPVQARTMLLRQPPIYVIVPGRVYRTDELDATHSPVFHQFEGLVVDKGITMAHLKGTLDHFARNMFGPTARTRWRPHYFPFTEPSAEFDVWFEAHRDGPQWVEWGGCGMVDPNVLRACGIDPEEYSGFAFGMGVERTLMFRNGLSDMREMIEGDVRFTRAFGMEVH
- a CDS encoding S41 family peptidase, with the translated sequence MTNSALIESALSLLTSKYVFPDAAAKAAGIIRERQAAGDYDGLGEAELGERLTAQLFEVCADKHLRVRVRDAALHDSMSEADADAAWQEYLRVTNYRIARVERLDGNVGYLDLRGVPDPSLGGKAIAAAMELVSQTDALIIDLRKNRGGDPDGVAFWCSYFFPDAETHLNSIFEPQTGITKQFWTLAFLPGSRYLDRPVYVLTSEFTFSAGEELCYNLQAQGRATLIGRTTRGGAHPTDAFPITPTLEITVPVARSINPVTGTNWEGTGVTPDIDVDAEGAFDVAYQLALKHVVSTVTGELVLDEARAALN
- a CDS encoding TrmH family RNA methyltransferase, whose product is MSSQQPGVDPPFTRRTPRVVAAIKLQKRKDREQVGRFLAEGPPAVASALTHGSVREIFVTADRHADYADSGPPVSIVTDDAMSALAETVHPQGVVAVCDTLDVPLRTALAREPRLVAVAVEINDPGNAGTILRTADAAGAEVVVFAGAAVDPYNGKCVRASAGSLFHVDVVRVPDPVELLDELRAAGLLTLATSGYAEHDLDALLDAGRLGVPTAWLFGSEAHGLAAPVLDRAELGVRVPIHGRAESLNLAAAAAVCLYASARAQRSPL